Within the Papaver somniferum cultivar HN1 unplaced genomic scaffold, ASM357369v1 unplaced-scaffold_132, whole genome shotgun sequence genome, the region TGATTATAAAGGAATTTACAAGGCAATGCAATCATGTCATTATCCTTATATTTGGTTTGAGCCTCTTTATGTAACTTTGCATGTCGCTTGCATTTCGTATGTGCATATCTTTTTGTAGAATTTTATTATCCAGCTTAGTATTTGAGATGCAACATATATCATGTATTACATTAGGAAAGCTTTTCTCTTCATGAATTTGGAAACCTATTTGACATATTCTAACATTTTCATACCCCCAACAAgggatttgagttttttttcattttaaccttTGACTTGTTCTTTCAGGCTGTTGGAAAGGCCCTTTTTAGAGCACATGTAGAAGGTCAGCTTAAGGTATACCTTTTGTTGGTGCATCTGTCATAGCTTATGACTAGTAAAATCCATGATCTTACAGGCCTTCATTAATTTTCACATCTTTGCAGAGTGAGATAATGTCTAAGCCTGAATGTTTTGTAGAGCCGGATCCAGAACTTCCACTGGCACTCTTGGATCAAAAAGAGGTATTTTTATGACTTATCCTTGTTGTTATGGTATCAAATGATTATTTATCCTTTTTCATTTGAATATCTTCCATCAGGCTGGTAAGCAGATGGTACTTATTACAAACTCAGATTATCATTATACAGACTCAATGATGAAACATTCCTTCAATCGATTTTTACCCAATGATATGGGCTGGCGAGATCTTTTCGACATGGTAAGTTAACCTTCTCCACGATTCTGCCATCATTTTTCTGTCGATAGATCTATGCTTGTCAACATTCAAAATCTTAAGAAGTAAGAACAAACGACTCCACTGCAAGATGATTACAAAAACGTTAGAGATATTGAACTTCATTACTACTTACATAGTTTTCTTTCTTGTCTAGGTTATAGTTTCAGCAAGAAAACCAGAGTTCTTTCAAATGGCGCACCCTATGTATGAGGTTGTCACTGAGGAGGGTTTAATGCGCCCTTGCTTTAAGACCCgaccaggtgatttctgaaaatagTCATTTTAATGACTTGGTCTTCACCCtagtattattttttatatctttcaaTTGAGAAAGCTAATAGCATACTTTCATTTTCTTCAGGGGGTTTGTACTCAGGTGGAAGTGCTCAAATGGTTGAGAGTTCCCTGAAAGTCCAAGGAGATGAAATATTATATGTTGGTGACCATATTTATACAGATGTCAGCCAATCCAAAGTTCACCTGAGATGGAGGACAGCGCTAGTTTGTCGAGAATTAGAGGAAGAGGTCATCTTCTTTCTGTATTTAACTTTTACCCTGTGATATTATGGTTGTAAATAAGAGCATTATGCTGTTATTTATATTTACCTGATGTGCTCTGTATTTATATGTTCATGCTATATATTTCCTGCAGTATACTGCCTTGATTAGTAGTCGTGGTCAGCGAGCAGCGCTGGTAGAACTTATAAATCAAAAGGAATTAGTAGGTGACCTATTTAATCAACTCCGCCTTGCTTTGCAAAGGCGAACTAAAGGTCGTCCAGCTCAGGTACTGTAAAAGGGCTATCTTATATTTTTCTCAAAGTTTTGGTTTTGTATCTTATTGGCTTATAAATGTGACACACTTCATATCCTTTGCTTTTAGCTGTCAATGTTGTCATTCTGTATTTATATTTATTTCTTGAGTGCATTTATTGCTTCAGAAGCCTGCAATTCATCTTTGCTACTTGTCAAGGTTAGCTTATCTTGCCGTTGACAGTTGACTCCGTACTTTATCCAACTTGCTTACATGATCAAAACCGCAAGAGAATAAACCTACTTTCCTGGCCTCTAATAGAGAGATGCCCTGAAAAGCAATGAGAAATTTGGGTTCTTGTGCATTCATTAAGAATGTTTGTTTGGTTTCTCAGACTCTAGCCGCAACTAATATGGATGATCAAGAACTCACAGAAAGCATGCAAAAGCTACTAATTGTCATGCAAAGATTAGATGTAAAAATAGCTCCGATGTTGGAAGCCGATGGAGAGcacttcaacaaaaggtaagggAAGTTCGCGATCAGTTTACTATGCCTGAATTATTTACTTTTTCGGTTTTGAAACATTCCGCGGAAGCATGCCTAAATTAGTGGTTGACTTGATCCGAACTCCTTGTATCAGGTGGGGTTATCTTTCCCGTGCAGGTCTATGGGACAAAAGCCACTTGACAAGGCAAATTGAGAAGTAAGTGCAAATGGTCCTAATTCTCCTAGCATCTAAGGCAATCtagattataacaaaaaaaataattaaaaaaaggaTCCCTGTAGTTCGTTTCATCCTTAATTCACGTGTTCGAAATTTTCTTCCGATGCAGGTACGCCGATATTTATACTTCAAGAGTTTCAAATTTCCTACATTATACGCCATTCATGTACTTTCGCTCTCAGGAGCAGGTTAGTCGATCAAccatttcattgtttttcatctGTTTTGGTATCTCTCaactattttttttgattttattttcactTACTTTTGTACTTGATACCTTCTCCGTCTTTCTTACACAGACGCTTGCCCATGATTCCTACTCCTATAACTCCGCTAATGTCAATGGATCTGCACCCGATAACCTTAATGGGTCACCTTCCTTGTAAGTAAGTTAGATTATGTGTAGTTAGAGATGATGACAAGACGATAATGTAGCATATATATCCTGATCAAACGAAAGTTGAGTTGATTGCAGTTTTGGTTACATTTATTTGTATTTTCAATCTTAATGCCATTAGACCTTTGAATATTTAATCACTGGCTCTTTTCCCCCCAAATTATGCAGAACAAGTTGGGAGCTTGAAAGTACAAAGCAAAGTAGTAACTGTAGCATATAGATACATTTTTTTGACAAACAGCATTCAATCTTAACTTAACCCATTTTACGGTTTAGCCAAAAGTGCAGGCATATGAATTCTGAAGTAAGCACTCAGACAGAAAGTGCTGACAGATTTCAGGCTGAAAATGAGCACATGATGATCAAGTTAAGTTTGTTATCTCTTGAATTAAGGATGGTAAGTGGGTGTTTTGGCCGTGATCCTACAGTGACAGGAATAATATTTGGACCCTGTAACGGTACAACATGAACTGGAACACCCCAGCCATAATCAACCTGGTTGAACCCTAAACTATGCAGTTCCAATACCTACTTgggtaaaaagaaagaaaagaaaagatggaCTTTTCTATGTAACACAAAAGTCCTACATACCGGATGTCAATTTGGTTAAGTTGGCATGGAATGATAAGCTCAAAGATCACCAACTTAGGCTACGCCCTCCTTGGCTTGTGCTAAGAGGGAGTAGGACAAGGATAGTTTGTCACCCAAAAAATAGAAAACCTCAGAAGAAAAATATTCAAAATTACTATGCGAATTTTGAAAACGGAATTCGGCACCCTCCCCGGCCAGTACACAAGCGCTCCTTAATAGCAGCGGTGAATTTTATGGATATGTCCAGTAACAAGTTCACCCGTACCAAATTCCCCCACTTAAAGGAAAGTAGGAAACCGTTTCCGTTACAACCATAACCCATATATATAAACTTTATTTTCCTTGTTGGAGACGAAGAGAAAGAGGAGTTTTTCTCATAAGGGAGAGGAAGATCAGAGTGAGTGAAATCGTCTTGTGCAACCAACAGATGACGACTTCAAACAACAAACGTAAGAGTATTTTCGTTACAATTTTTGATGAACCTGAGGAACCCATAGACGAGGCGGAACGTAAGAGCACTCGTATCTTTCTTTTGGTTAATCCATGCTCGGATATCTaactttgtttcttttttttttttagtttttaattcaaTTTTCTTGAAATCTATTGATGTCTATCCGTTTGGCGCAAGAGGCAACGAGAGGATGCAGGGAAGAGATGGCGAAAAGATTTTTCGACGGGATTAGTGAAGAACCAGAACCACTAATTGACTATGACAAAATGAGTAAGACACTCagatttttatttatattttttattcaaGGTTTCCAAATCTAACATAGGTTTGGTTCTgtttttgaaaaatctttgtttcTTGGATTTGTTGCTTTCTTGTTCAGCCCGGGACGAAATTTTGGAgtatgaagaaatttttttgctGAGAGAACAAAAATATGGCATGATCGACTTGATAAAAACATAAAGGATTTGATAGCTAAAGAAGCGCCACTGATAGAGAAGCAACAGCGCGAAGACAAAAAGAGGGAAATCATTGAAGCTAGAGAATTGCAGACTTACTTGAGAACAACCCGCTAAATAAGAAGTCTTTTATATCGGATATTGAAAGATACAGTAGCATATATGTTTTCTCTTTCGGTTACGCAAAACTTGAAAGTCCCGAGTACAAGAAGTTCATTAAATCTCTCAACGACGACAATTCCTACAAGTACTAATAATGATTATATTACATCCAATAAGATTCTATATTaatctccatgttcttctgcaATTTAAATTAATAATTGTTTGGCTTGTTGCAGGGTTTATTTTGGACGTAAAAAAGCTTTGGCAAGGATTGTTGGACTGGCCTCAGAAGCAGAATTCAATCCTGAACTCAAACCTGGAGACCGAGGATATGAAACTAAAGAGTTGCGACCTGGTCTCCATGAAATTGGAAGTGTACGAAAACATATATATGCGCATTTTCTCCACTTTCGACAGCTGTTTAAATTTTATTACAGTATCCTTATTAGTTGGGACTTTTAACTTTCCAGATGCTTCAGAATTACGATGATGCCGCTGTTCTTTTAACTGACAAAACCAAAGATGACGTTCTCAGGTAAGGTTGAAGTGTGTCATTAGAATGTTGTTATTAGCAAATTTGCACTTCGCCAATGTAATTATCCACAAACCAGAGATGATATATACTGCTTTCTTTAATTCCCATGAGATTTTATTTTGCAGGAAGTTTAAAGAATATATTGAATGCGACTTTGTAAAGACAGGCTAGACACCAATGAAACCGGTCAGGAAAAGCTATCCTTGTATAATTTGATATAATTGTGTTATACTTTGATGTTCTCACAATTTCTTCCTTGGGATTATCTTTGTTTCAGCTGGTATTTGAGAAAAATGAGTTTCTGACTTTACCTCCCCGTTCAAGTGCAACCAATTGGTGTGTCAAATTGAAGGAATTAGGCATGCCTGTTGAACTCAGTGGTAGGTTATTATGTTATATATTGGTGATTGGCGGTTTACTTACACTCATAACTAGTCTTATTGCCTCTTATTTGGCTTCTTTGTAGGCGGGCGCATTAAGCTGACCAAAATATTTAATGTGTGTGAAGATGGAGTACGTGTGACAGAGGATGCCACTAAAATTCTGGTTTGTCTCTAAAATTCTGGTTTCTACAAACCCTTAAATCTATGGAACGCTTTGGCCAGAATTGGAGCA harbors:
- the LOC113332648 gene encoding 5'-nucleotidase domain-containing protein 4-like — translated: MDVMETCGRLYIQKAQFSVILGKTHFNINRFPKNRLGFSNLSYRKPKNNVCCCSSSNVDEVFSVTSSSKSDVDYLGESTKGDLNVKKEQLEAFGIDGQETLKGPIEEIARMEAKEAEQLLGDLGIQDPFSTRQSPRGIFCTRTLNLRSISAIGYDMDYTLIHYNVKAWEGRAYDYCLDNLRSMGYPVDGLEFDPDLVIRGLVLDKERGNLVKADRFGYVKRAMHGTKMLSTRSVSEIYGRELVDLRNESRWEFLNTLFSVSEAVAFMQMVDRFDGGAIPSELGPLDYKGIYKAVGKALFRAHVEGQLKSEIMSKPECFVEPDPELPLALLDQKEAGKQMVLITNSDYHYTDSMMKHSFNRFLPNDMGWRDLFDMVIVSARKPEFFQMAHPMYEVVTEEGLMRPCFKTRPGGLYSGGSAQMVESSLKVQGDEILYVGDHIYTDVSQSKVHLRWRTALVCRELEEEYTALISSRGQRAALVELINQKELVGDLFNQLRLALQRRTKGRPAQTLAATNMDDQELTESMQKLLIVMQRLDVKIAPMLEADGEHFNKRWGYLSRAGLWDKSHLTRQIEKYADIYTSRVSNFLHYTPFMYFRSQEQTLAHDSYSYNSANVNGSAPDNLNGSPSL